Within the Dolichospermum compactum NIES-806 genome, the region AATTGACATGAAATTATAAAAAATATAATCTCTTGGTGATTTTGACATACTATCAAAGTTGAAATTATCGAGAGTCTTTGTATATGCTGAATAAGATTGGAATATTGGTCTAGGTTTCCAGTTAAGTTGGTTAGCAGGAACTAATGAAATTTCCCAAGGGATGATATCTATTGTTTTGTTATTGACTAAGTTTTTAACATGATCTGGAAGCTGAACTTCAGCTAGATTACTTCTGGTTTTTTTATCTACTGTCAACTTTAAGTTGTTTATATCAAATAGATGAATAAGATTATTTATAGTCTGTTTAGGCATTAATTTTTTGGCTGGATTTCTTAGACTTATATGAGGGAAGGAAATGATTAGGGAGGCGATCAATATATAAGTAAAGAAATAGTAAGATATTTTTTGATGGCGAAATTTAGAAATTTTCAGAATTAATAATGAAGTAATCAGGGGAACTGTTATGGCAAAAACTACAACATGACCATCTTGACGAACAAAACCGTGTTTAAACGATAGAAAAAGAACAAACAATAAGGGCAAAGATAAATTTAAATATCCTTCCTTCGTTATCAAAAACATCAGCCAGATTATCAGACATAATTCTGATATAGCAAGTGCTACTTCCTTTTTGCTACCAATTGTACTCATTGCGCTAGAATAACCTGATGATATCTCCAAAGAGTTTCTCAGGTAATCTATTAGAGAAGAATATTCATTAGAGAAGATTGTGTGTAATAGTAACAAAAAGTAGATAACATAAAATACCAACCAAGGTAATAAGAGATTATTTCTAAATATATTGAATAACTTAGCTATTTTTCCTTTCGACTCAGATTTATTCTTAATTCGCTTTTGAACTAACGCAACTGATACTCCCATTACCCCTGCTATCAAAAGATTAATAATTATCTTGTTTAAAGATAATAGATATTGATGTGGCGATAAAAATATGAAAGCTATAGAAATGAATCCTAATCCAGAATTTATGATTGCAAAAACATAATTAACTATATCTGTTTTTGATTTGTTTTTAAAAGATTGATAAATATTGGCTAATAAAAATAAGTTAATTAAACCAAATGTATAAATCCCTAAAGTAAATTTAGTAAGAGCGCAGAAACCTGACACAGATCCCAGCAACAGAAATAGTAACCGAGGATATTTATTGATAAAATTGTCAAAGCTCAATATGATTAAAAATATAAATAGTATTTGATAATCTGTTGACGATCCTATAAATAATGCTAATAAAATACTTAAACCTATAAATAGCTGCTGAATCCGGTTTTCTATGGTTACTATTCTCAAGATGGAAACGATAAATAAAAATAAATAAACAAACCAACGAAAAATTGTTATCTGGAAGAAATTTTCGTCGAATGTTGGACTACTGATCAAGTATCCTAGTGGACCAAAAGTAAATATAATGTCTTTTCCAAAAATCAATTGTTTTTGGGCTGCTTGGCTAATTGCATAAGCCCAGGATGGATCTAATCCAGTTTTTATCGGACTAGGTAGAGGGAGAAAGGCAATAAAAACGTAGATAAATAAGATAAAACTGGGGAACAAAAGTTTCCATCTAATTGACTTATCAAATTCTCTTGCTATTGAATGATCATTCATAACATTAACTCCTTTTAAATTACCTTGTGTTTTCTATTTACCAACTGAGCCTGATTACGCCGATAATCTCCTCTAGAAAGATATTTTTCTAACCAAGCATAAAGAACAATAAACAAGTAGCGGCTACCCATCTCCTTCAGCTTCAGTTTAGATACTCCCGTGGCGCGGTTTTGCCAAGTGATAGGCATAATTGTGTAAGAATATCCTCTGATAATAGCCTTAAGAGGTATTTCCACTGTTAAATTAAAGTGGTGCGATAGTAGAGGCGAAATACCCTCAATTACTTCCCGACGATATGCTTTAAAGGCATTGGTTGTATCATTAAACTTCAAGCCAAATAAGATTTGAATAAATAAATTAGCCAAACGATTCACGAGTAATTTGTGCGTCGGATAATCAATGACTTTACCTCCTTTAATAAACCGAGAACCGAATACACAATCATAGCCTTCTTGCAGCTTATAGTAGTAATCAACAATATTTTCTGGTGCATCAGAACTATCTGCCATCACAATGGCTACCGCATCACCTTGAAAATTCTCTAAGCCGCAGCGCACAGCAAAACCAAACCCGTTGGGATAATAGTTATTGATATAATGGACTTGACTATTTTCAGAATTTAGCTGCTGCAATAATTCTTCTGTTTGATCACGACTGTTATCATTAACAACTAGAATTTCGTAAGCAATCTTTTCTTGTTCTAATATTTTGCTAATGGATTGAATAGTTGGGACAATACAACCTTCTTCGTTATGAGCAGGAATGACAATAGAGAAAACTTTAATTCCTGTTAAATTGTCTGATTGAGGGTATTTGGGGTGAGAAGATTTATTCTCTAATCCAGGAGCTAATCCTTCAGGATAATAGATTTTTGTAGTAAATTGTGTTGGTGTTTGATCAGATTGAACTGGGGTTTTAAATACTAAGCGATCGCTAATCAAATAGTTGATAATTGCACTTAATAATACACCTACTAAGGTATTAATGGCGTAATTAACTCCTAACCTATCTAACAAAGGAAAGAGAATGAAGATCCGAGTAATTACAGCAGCGCCAGCGGAGAGATGATAAAGGGGAATTTGTCGCCATAATACTTCTCTTATTGTCCAAACACCTCCCGGCCAAACCCAAATCCGGTAGATGAAAAAACTTGCTAACAGAGATAATTCAATTGATACTGCATTAGCCACATTGCGTAAAGTAGGGGTGTTAAATCCTAGCCACTCAATCAGACCAAATATCAGCAATAAATTGACAACTGCTGCGACACCACCACCGATGAGAAACTTAAAAACTTTTTGCCGAAATAGCTTTTTCAACATAAATAA harbors:
- a CDS encoding glycosyltransferase: MLKKLFRQKVFKFLIGGGVAAVVNLLLIFGLIEWLGFNTPTLRNVANAVSIELSLLASFFIYRIWVWPGGVWTIREVLWRQIPLYHLSAGAAVITRIFILFPLLDRLGVNYAINTLVGVLLSAIINYLISDRLVFKTPVQSDQTPTQFTTKIYYPEGLAPGLENKSSHPKYPQSDNLTGIKVFSIVIPAHNEEGCIVPTIQSISKILEQEKIAYEILVVNDNSRDQTEELLQQLNSENSQVHYINNYYPNGFGFAVRCGLENFQGDAVAIVMADSSDAPENIVDYYYKLQEGYDCVFGSRFIKGGKVIDYPTHKLLVNRLANLFIQILFGLKFNDTTNAFKAYRREVIEGISPLLSHHFNLTVEIPLKAIIRGYSYTIMPITWQNRATGVSKLKLKEMGSRYLFIVLYAWLEKYLSRGDYRRNQAQLVNRKHKVI